A genomic stretch from Octopus bimaculoides isolate UCB-OBI-ISO-001 chromosome 15, ASM119413v2, whole genome shotgun sequence includes:
- the LOC128249531 gene encoding acetylcholine receptor subunit beta-type acr-2-like, with translation MGLHTLYDLDFVNNLLKARYVLVKQWHDERLVWNPLEHNNITSLYMSKNEVWMPSIIMCNSMKESDDEDNFPEVRIFNNGLVERWSLPLLQSYCEVNAYAYPFDEHICKIYMCIALHTPQHTQINTLIYYDADHTQNYKWNVNISGEMKGIKFSFSYAFASIHLQRKLTVGIIAMLIPTIMMTILTVFVFLLPPESGEKVSLATTIFLSNVLYLIQFEKKTPISSKYPSLLILYLMLLSLMSGITTLGSVVVSKLYVIQSSNEKKLSSPCKKKNKVCSNQIADVSSISMAKSEEISRNTNGNHKFNYIRLDTILLKVSIITSIIISVIFISLSFAPQEKQEE, from the coding sequence ATGGGTCTTCACACACTCTACGATTTGGATTTCGTAAACAACTTACTAAAGGCTAGATACGTCCTTGTGAAACAATGGCACGATGAACGTCTGGTCTGGAATCCATTGGAACACAATAACATTACGAGTCTGTACATGTCAAAAAATGAGGTGTGGATGCCATCCATCATAATGTGCAATTCCATGAAGGAATCAGATGATGAAGACAATTTTCCTGAAGTGAGGATTTTTAATAATGGGTTGGTGGAAAGGTGGTCACTACCATTATTACAAAGTTATTGCGAGGTAAATGCTTACGCCTATCCATTTGATGAACATATATGCAAAATTTACATGTGTATCGCTTTGCATACACCTcagcatacacaaataaacacactcatTTACTATGATGCAGATCATACTCAAAACTACAAATGGAATGTTAACATAAGTGGTGAGATGAAAGGCATAAAATTCTCTTTCAGTTACGCTTTTGCTTCGATACACTTACAGCGTAAGCTTACAGTTGGTATCATAGCTATGCTAATtccaacaataatgatgacaattttGACGGTTTTTGTTTTCCTCCTGCCCCCTGAATCAGGCGAGAAAGTTTCTCTAGCTACGACAATATTTCTCTCAAACGTCTTATACCTTATTCAGTTTGAGAAGAAAACACCAATAAGTTCAAAATATCCCTCACTTCTTATCTtgtatttaatgttattatcattgaTGAGTGGGATTACCACTCTTGGTTCGGTAGTTGTCAGCAAGTTGTATGTAATCCAATCGTCTAATGAGAAAAAATTAAGTTcgccatgtaaaaagaaaaataaagtttgtAGTAACCAAATAGCGGATGTTTCCAGCATTTCTATGGCGAAATCGGAGGAAATATCAAGAAATACAAACGGAAATCATAAATTCAACTACATAAGACTTGACACTATACTTCTAAAAGTCAGCATTATAACATCGATAATAATTTCGGTCATATTCATATCTTTGTCGTTTGCACCACAGGAAAAGCAAGAAGAATAA
- the LOC106880828 gene encoding acetylcholine receptor subunit beta-like 2 has product MKFYFLEVIYTMIFVIYLVFILISSIPIVKSTPTYGDERLLREKLLTNYSKSIRPVINLTKVVDVTALLYLQTLYDLDFVNNFIMARYYLGLIWIDEKLTWNPLDYNNITSIYLPKDKIWTPPIKMCNSMDKSEENDGVGELMLTYTGWINMWSFRLLHTYCQINAYTYPFDEHTCEIYLCVALHTINHTRIKELIYEDSKFTQNYKWDINVSGKVNGTDELFSYAFAPMYLRRKLTVGIIAMLIPTVMMTILTIFVFLLPPESGEKVSLATTIFLSNVLYLVQIDKTTPTNTKYPSLLMLYLMLLSMLSGIATLGSVVISKLYVIQSPSLRKSNPSDQNMNKSHTNKVADISTISKVQSDLPIREKPNEKRIYCISDYIRLDDIFLKLSIATSVIISMIFTCLLFIPLE; this is encoded by the coding sequence ATGAAATTTTACTTTTTAGAAGTAATCTACACAATGATATTTGTGATATATCTTGTTTTTATTCTGATTTCGAGTATACCGATAGTAAAGTCTACCCCTACGTATGGCGATGAAAGGCTATTAAGAGAAAAATTGTTAACTAATTATAGTAAAAGTATAAGACCAGTTATTAATTTGACCAAAGTAGTTGATGTAACTGCTTTACTGTACCTTCAAACACTTTATGATTTGGACTTTGTAAATAACTTTATAATGGCACGCTACTATTTGGGATTAATATGGATCGATGAAAAGTTGACTTGGAATCCGTTGGACTATAACAATATTACGAGTATATATCTACCCAAAGATAAGATATGGACGCCACCTATTAAAATGTGCAATTCAATGGACAAATCAGAAGAAAACGATGGTGTAGGTGAATTAATGCTTACTTATACGGGTTGGATTAACATGTGGTCATTCAGATTACTGCACACTTATTGTCAAATCAACGCTTACACCTATCCATTTGATGAACATACGTGCGAAATTTATCTGTGTGTCGCTTTGCATACTATTAACCATACCAGAATAAAGGAACTCATATACGAAGATTCAAAGTTTACACAAAACTATAAGTGGGATATAAATGTCTCTGGTAAAGTGAATGGTACTGACGAATTATTCAGTTACGCATTTGCACCGATGTACTTACGACGTAAACTTACCGTAGGAATCATAGCTATGCTTATTCCAACAGTAATGATGactattttaactatttttgttttccttctaccTCCTGAATCGGGGGAAAAAGTTTCTCTGGCGActacaatatttttatcaaacgtCTTGTACCTTGTCCAGATCGATAAAACTACtccaacaaatacaaaatatccTTCACTTctaatgttatatttaatgttattgtCAATGTTAAGTGGAATCGCTACACTTGGTTCTGTGGTTATAAGTAAGTTGTATGTAATTCAGTCACCTTCCTTGAGAAAATCGAACCCGTCAgatcaaaatatgaataaatctcATACTAATAAAGTTGCAGATATTTCAACAATTTCCAAGGTACAATCAGATTTGCCGATTAGAGAGAAGCCAAACGAGAAACGAATATATTGCATATCCGACTATATACGGCTCGATgacatatttctaaaattaagCATTGCTACATCTGTAATAATCTCAAtgatatttacatgtttgttgtttattccacttgaataa